The DNA region TGGACCGCGATCGGTTGGCTCGCCCTCGGGCTGGGAGCCGTGTGGCTCGCGCAGCGGCTCTGGACCGTCGTGCTGCCGCTCGCGCTGGGACTGGTCATCGTGGTCTTCCTGCGCCCGCTGGTGGAGCGGCTGGCCGCCCGAGGCGCCCCGCGCCTGGTCGCCGTGTCCCTCTCCTACCTCGTGTTCGCTTCCGTGCTCGCAGGCGTCGTCTCGCTGCTCGTGCCGGTGTTCGCCGCGCAGGCGGAGGAGTTCGCCGCTAGCGCTCCGGACCTCAGCGGCCGCCTAGCGGAGCTGCTCGCCGAGGCGGAGTCCCGCTACGAGGGCCTCGCCCTCCCGCGGTGGGCGCTCCGTGCCACCGACGCCCTCGCCGAGGGCCTGATCGCCCAGCTCGCCGACGCCTCCCGCGAGATCCCCCCCCGCATCCTCGCCTTCGGGGAGCGGGCCGTGGGCGTCCTCGTCGGCACGGTCGCGGGGCTGGTCGTCGGCTTCTACCTGCTGCTCACCCTGCCGCGCGTCGCGCCCGGGATCCTCTCGGCGATGCCGCCGGGGTGGCGCGGAGACGCGCGGCAGGCCGGGGAGCGGCTGGAGGACGTCGTGGGGGGCTACATCCGCGGGCAGGCGCTGATCGCCTTCCTCGTGGGGCTGCTGACCTGGGCCGGGATGGCGATCGCGGGGCTGCCGTTCCCGGCCCTGCTCGGGCTCGTCGCCGGCGTCGGCGACATCGTGCCGATCGTGGGCCCCGTGCTGGCCGCGATCATCGGCGCGGTCATCGGCGTGCTCGTCGACCCCTGGCTGGCGGTGTGGGCCGTCGTCGTCGTGACCGCGGTGCAGCAGATCGAGAGCGCGGTGCTCTCGCCGAAGATCCTCGGCACGAAGCTCGGGCTGCATCCCGTCATCGTCATACTCGCCGTCATAGCGGGCACGACGCTATGGGGGATCGCGGGCCTGCTGCTCGCCGTGCCCCTGGTGGGGACCGCCAAGACGCTGTGGGAGTACTACGCGCAGCGCCGCGGCTGGCGGCCCGTCGAGGGCGGGACGCCGGAGTCACCGGACCGGTAAGGCCCGACCGGGCTAGCGCGCCGCCCCCTGCTCGCGCAGGCGCGCCACGAGCTCGTCGGCGGCCTCGTTCGCGGCGTCCACGAACGGCAACAGCACGAGGTCCGCGCCGAGGGCCTCCATCCCGCGCGCGGCGGCGCGTGAGTGCGCCGTGAGCGCGATGCGCCCGGCGTATCCGTGCTGGCGCAGCGACTGCACGAGCACGGTGGCGACGTGAGGGTCGGGGACGGTGCACACGACCCACTTCGCCGTCCCGAGCGGCAGGGACGCCGGCAGCTCCGGGTCCTCGGCGTCGCCGTACTGCGACGCGCCGCCGCCCTCGCTCCAGCGGCGGACCGAATGGGGGTCGAAGTCCACCCCCAGCACGACGAGGCCCTCCTCGCGCAGCGCCCGCCCGACGTTGCCGCCGTAGCGGCCCAGCCCCAGCAGCACCACGTCCACCCTGGCGGGACCGGTGGTCTCGGCCATGTGCTCCCGGTACGGCTTCACCCGCTCGAAGACGTGCAGGACGGGCGCGAGCCGCTCGTAGAGAACGTGCGAGTACAGGATCATGTACGTCGAGGCGCCGATGGTGACCATGCCGACCAGGGTGATCAGGCCCAGCGTCTCGTCGGTGACGTGCCCCAGCGCCAGGCCGAGCGCCGCGAGGATGAGCGAGAACTCGCTGATCTGAGCCACCGTCAGCCCCGCGAGGAAGCTGGTGCGCGCCCGGTAGCCGAGGAAGC from Coriobacteriia bacterium includes:
- a CDS encoding AI-2E family transporter codes for the protein MADGGRKGRAWSNEQWRRAYWVTWTAIGWLALGLGAVWLAQRLWTVVLPLALGLVIVVFLRPLVERLAARGAPRLVAVSLSYLVFASVLAGVVSLLVPVFAAQAEEFAASAPDLSGRLAELLAEAESRYEGLALPRWALRATDALAEGLIAQLADASREIPPRILAFGERAVGVLVGTVAGLVVGFYLLLTLPRVAPGILSAMPPGWRGDARQAGERLEDVVGGYIRGQALIAFLVGLLTWAGMAIAGLPFPALLGLVAGVGDIVPIVGPVLAAIIGAVIGVLVDPWLAVWAVVVVTAVQQIESAVLSPKILGTKLGLHPVIVILAVIAGTTLWGIAGLLLAVPLVGTAKTLWEYYAQRRGWRPVEGGTPESPDR